The Lentzea guizhouensis genome contains a region encoding:
- a CDS encoding NADPH-dependent F420 reductase, which produces MKIAVLGAGHVGPVIARLALAAGDEVDIAASGDPARIEMIIDFLAPGAKPRTAADALADADLVVLAIPWHRFPALDPALFAGKVVVDAMNHWPPAEAPLGTSEQVAGRLVGARVVKTLNHVAYQDMEPPAGRVLGLAGDDPAAVELVAEFLSRTGFDPVPVGGLAAGRLLEPGSPVFGVAVSRSEFSEFLEGKAQ; this is translated from the coding sequence ATGAAGATCGCCGTTCTCGGAGCTGGGCACGTCGGCCCGGTCATCGCCAGGCTCGCGCTCGCCGCGGGTGACGAGGTGGACATCGCCGCGTCCGGTGATCCCGCGCGGATCGAGATGATCATCGACTTCCTCGCGCCGGGAGCGAAGCCGCGCACGGCGGCCGATGCCCTCGCGGACGCCGACCTCGTGGTGCTCGCCATCCCGTGGCACCGCTTCCCGGCGCTCGACCCCGCGTTGTTCGCGGGCAAGGTCGTCGTGGACGCGATGAACCACTGGCCGCCCGCGGAAGCCCCGCTGGGCACCAGTGAGCAGGTGGCCGGACGCCTCGTCGGCGCGCGGGTCGTCAAGACCCTCAACCACGTCGCCTACCAGGACATGGAACCACCGGCCGGTCGCGTGCTCGGCCTCGCCGGCGACGACCCGGCCGCCGTCGAGCTGGTGGCGGAGTTCCTGTCCCGCACCGGTTTCGACCCGGTGCCGGTGGGCGGTCTGGCAGCAGGACGACTGCTCGAACCCGGCAGCCCGGTGTTCGGCGTCGCGGTCAGCAGGTCCGAGTTCTCCGAGTTCCTCGAAGGGAAAGCGCAATGA
- a CDS encoding epoxide hydrolase N-terminal domain-containing protein: MSKHSCGRRRAAPGGTTVFNQPSRRGFLSGAAAAALSLGTFSPTAPAAAATSDIRPFRIRIPERDLVDSHRRILASRWPETETVTDLSQGSPLHTMRALARCWA, translated from the coding sequence GTGAGCAAGCACTCCTGCGGTCGTCGCCGAGCCGCACCAGGAGGCACCACCGTGTTCAACCAGCCGTCCCGCCGGGGTTTCCTGTCCGGAGCCGCAGCCGCGGCGCTCTCCCTCGGGACCTTCTCCCCAACGGCACCCGCAGCCGCCGCGACCAGCGACATCCGCCCGTTCCGGATCCGCATCCCGGAACGCGACCTCGTCGACTCGCACCGCCGCATCCTCGCCAGCCGCTGGCCCGAGACGGAGACCGTCACCGACCTCTCGCAGGGTTCGCCGCTGCACACCATGCGCGCGTTGGCCCGCTGTTGGGCCTGA
- a CDS encoding DUF1540 domain-containing protein, producing MTTLENPAMPAVHECTVSGCSYNHDGCHAFAITVRGDNGAADCGTFIPLSTKGGLDKVMAQVGACTRTDCVHNASLECTAQSVRVGQGEGDHLANCLTYQPR from the coding sequence ATGACCACCCTCGAGAACCCGGCAATGCCCGCCGTCCACGAGTGCACCGTGAGCGGCTGCTCCTACAACCACGACGGCTGCCACGCCTTCGCGATCACCGTGCGAGGCGACAACGGCGCAGCCGACTGCGGCACGTTCATCCCGCTGAGCACCAAGGGCGGCCTCGACAAGGTGATGGCCCAGGTGGGCGCCTGCACCCGCACCGACTGCGTGCACAACGCGTCGCTGGAGTGCACCGCCCAGAGCGTGCGCGTCGGCCAGGGCGAGGGCGACCACCTGGCCAACTGCCTCACCTACCAGCCCCGCTAG
- a CDS encoding ferredoxin reductase yields the protein MTSVALRSRAWKLLELVTTPLLPSDYLDLVSPLRAGADLRGRIEAIHPETGDAATVVIKPGRGWRGHVAGQYIRVGIDVDGVRLWRAYSVTSPTSRADGRITITVKAIPDGKVSNHLVRKARPGTVIHLDQATGEFVLPKTRPAKVLFLTAGSGITPAMGMLRDTRLADVVMIHSAPRKQDVIFRNDLHDLVADKALRLLELHTDTDGMLDVARLQDLVPDWAERETWACGPAGLLDAAEEHWARHGVSERLHTERFRPSVVVAGDGGEVTFGKTGKTVEADGATPLLDVGEGAGVLMPSGCRMGICFGCVTPLKSGAVRDLRTGEITEAENGVLVQTCVSAAAGPCELER from the coding sequence ATGACGAGTGTCGCCCTCCGCAGCAGGGCGTGGAAACTGCTTGAGCTGGTCACGACGCCGCTGCTGCCGTCCGACTACCTCGACCTGGTCAGCCCGCTCCGGGCGGGCGCTGACCTGCGCGGTCGCATCGAGGCGATCCACCCGGAGACGGGTGACGCCGCGACCGTCGTGATCAAGCCCGGCAGAGGCTGGCGCGGTCACGTCGCCGGCCAGTACATCCGCGTCGGCATCGACGTCGACGGCGTGCGCCTGTGGCGTGCGTACTCGGTCACCTCGCCCACGAGCCGGGCCGACGGCCGCATCACCATCACCGTGAAGGCCATCCCGGACGGCAAGGTGAGCAACCACCTGGTCCGCAAGGCGCGACCGGGCACGGTGATCCACCTCGACCAGGCCACCGGCGAGTTCGTGCTGCCGAAGACCCGGCCCGCCAAGGTCCTCTTCCTGACCGCGGGCAGCGGCATCACGCCCGCGATGGGCATGCTGCGCGACACCCGGCTGGCCGACGTGGTCATGATCCACTCCGCGCCGCGCAAGCAGGACGTCATCTTCCGCAACGACCTGCACGACCTGGTCGCCGACAAGGCGTTGCGCCTGCTCGAACTGCACACCGACACCGACGGCATGCTCGACGTCGCGCGCCTGCAGGACCTGGTGCCGGACTGGGCCGAGCGCGAGACCTGGGCCTGCGGTCCGGCCGGCCTGCTCGACGCCGCCGAGGAGCACTGGGCCCGGCACGGCGTCTCCGAGCGCCTGCACACCGAACGGTTCCGGCCCAGCGTCGTCGTCGCCGGTGACGGCGGCGAGGTCACGTTCGGCAAGACGGGCAAGACCGTCGAGGCCGACGGCGCCACGCCGTTGCTGGACGTCGGCGAGGGCGCCGGTGTGCTGATGCCGTCCGGCTGCCGGATGGGCATCTGCTTCGGCTGCGTCACCCCGCTCAAGTCGGGCGCCGTCCGCGACCTGCGCACCGGCGAGATCACCGAGGCCGAGAACGGCGTGCTCGTCCAGACCTGCGTGTCCGCCGCGGCGGGCCCCTGCGAACTCGAACGCTGA
- a CDS encoding fatty acid desaturase family protein codes for MTAIDPTAHLTDEQIEELGRELDAIRDEVIASRGEKDAAYIRKVISVQRRLELTSRGILLFSIFPPAWLIGTAGLSVAKILENMEIGHNVLHGQWDWMRDPKIHSTTWEWDHVSPAEQWKHSHNQLHHTYTNVIGKDNDLGYGIMRVDEDQKWHPMHLGQPLWNFINACFFEYGIAAYDLELGKNLHKRRRNNPEFRARAKAVGRKIRKQVLKDYVIHPLLSGPSFLTTLAATFTANLVRNLWSHSVIMCGHFPEGVAVFERRSIKGETRGQWYLRQMMGSANISGSKAMHIMTGNLSHQIEHHLFPDLPSNRYAEVAVKVKALFEKYELDYVSGPLPKQVFSAWHKVFRLSLPNKKVKQTPKKTEKELVAA; via the coding sequence ATGACCGCCATCGACCCCACCGCCCACCTGACCGACGAGCAGATCGAGGAGCTCGGCCGCGAGCTCGACGCCATCCGCGACGAGGTGATCGCCAGTCGTGGTGAGAAGGACGCGGCCTACATCCGCAAGGTCATCTCGGTGCAGCGCAGGCTGGAGCTCACCAGCCGCGGCATCCTGCTGTTCTCGATCTTCCCGCCCGCGTGGCTGATCGGCACCGCCGGCCTGTCGGTGGCGAAGATCCTGGAGAACATGGAGATCGGTCACAACGTCCTGCACGGGCAGTGGGACTGGATGCGCGACCCGAAGATCCACTCCACCACCTGGGAGTGGGACCACGTCTCGCCGGCCGAGCAGTGGAAGCACTCGCACAACCAGCTGCACCACACCTACACGAACGTGATCGGCAAGGACAACGACCTCGGCTACGGCATCATGCGCGTCGACGAGGACCAGAAGTGGCACCCGATGCACCTGGGCCAGCCGCTGTGGAACTTCATCAACGCCTGCTTCTTCGAGTACGGCATCGCCGCCTACGACCTCGAGCTCGGCAAGAACCTGCACAAGCGCCGCCGCAACAACCCCGAGTTCCGCGCCCGCGCCAAGGCGGTCGGCCGCAAGATCCGCAAGCAGGTCCTCAAGGACTACGTGATCCACCCGCTGCTGTCGGGCCCGTCGTTCCTCACCACGCTCGCGGCCACGTTCACCGCGAACCTCGTCCGCAACCTGTGGTCCCACTCGGTGATCATGTGCGGCCACTTCCCCGAGGGCGTGGCGGTCTTCGAACGCCGCTCGATCAAGGGCGAGACCCGCGGCCAGTGGTACCTGCGCCAGATGATGGGCTCGGCGAACATCAGCGGCAGCAAGGCCATGCACATCATGACCGGCAACCTGTCGCACCAGATCGAGCACCACCTGTTCCCGGACCTGCCGAGCAACCGGTACGCCGAGGTGGCGGTCAAGGTGAAGGCGCTGTTCGAGAAGTACGAGCTGGACTACGTCTCCGGACCGCTGCCCAAGCAGGTGTTCTCGGCGTGGCACAAGGTCTTCCGGCTCTCGCTGCCGAACAAGAAGGTCAAGCAGACGCCGAAGAAGACCGAGAAGGAACTGGTCGCCGCCTAG
- a CDS encoding FAD-binding oxidoreductase, which yields MDRRMFLKIAGIAGAGAALAACSGTAPPAAAPQAPPSGPPGPSVPSGPPDWAALRSRLSGELLLPDQEGFTYQGFNPVWNQRTPAAVARCASVDDVRACVEVARSRVPIAARGGGHSYAGYSTPENGLQVDLRRLATVEVLPGDQVRVGAGAQLGEVAQVLAASGRCLPTGTCPTVGVAGLTLGGGIGVLARKYGLTCDHLVSATAVTADGRVVTASAEQEPDLFWALRGGGGGNFAIVTELVFATVPAPQVTVFSLQYNAGVADVLGAWQDWIRQAPNELWSNVVVRGGPEPTCRVGGCFVGPVGGLTSLLSALPAPASRFVQPQSYPEATQYFAGTGIQHESFVASSRIVRSPLTDPARAVALMNGQSAESYLIFDGLGGAVSDVAANATAFPHRGALACAQIYFKTPPAGATETAVAMGEVRDRLGELVGDSSYVNYIDPQLPRWAEAYYGDNLARLRDVARKYDPDRVFAFAQSIPR from the coding sequence GTGGACCGTCGGATGTTCCTCAAGATCGCCGGGATCGCGGGTGCGGGTGCCGCGCTCGCCGCCTGCTCGGGAACCGCTCCCCCGGCGGCGGCACCGCAGGCCCCGCCGTCCGGTCCCCCCGGTCCGTCCGTCCCGAGTGGACCGCCGGACTGGGCCGCGCTGCGCTCCCGGTTGTCCGGCGAGCTGCTGCTGCCGGACCAGGAGGGGTTCACCTACCAGGGCTTCAACCCGGTGTGGAACCAGCGCACCCCCGCCGCGGTCGCCCGGTGCGCGTCGGTCGACGACGTGCGGGCGTGCGTCGAGGTGGCCAGGTCGCGGGTGCCGATCGCGGCACGCGGCGGTGGTCACAGCTATGCGGGTTACTCGACGCCGGAGAACGGCCTGCAGGTCGACCTGCGCCGGCTGGCGACGGTCGAGGTGCTGCCCGGTGACCAGGTTCGGGTGGGAGCGGGCGCCCAGCTCGGTGAGGTGGCGCAGGTGCTCGCCGCGTCCGGCCGCTGCCTGCCCACCGGGACGTGCCCGACCGTCGGCGTCGCCGGTCTCACGCTCGGCGGCGGCATCGGCGTGCTGGCCCGCAAGTACGGCCTGACCTGCGACCACCTGGTCTCGGCGACCGCGGTCACGGCGGACGGCCGGGTGGTCACCGCCTCGGCCGAGCAGGAGCCGGACCTGTTCTGGGCGCTGCGCGGTGGCGGCGGCGGGAACTTCGCCATCGTCACCGAGCTCGTGTTCGCCACCGTGCCCGCGCCGCAGGTCACCGTCTTCTCGTTGCAGTACAACGCCGGTGTCGCGGACGTGCTCGGCGCGTGGCAGGACTGGATCAGGCAGGCGCCGAACGAGCTGTGGTCCAACGTCGTGGTGCGTGGCGGCCCCGAACCGACGTGCCGGGTCGGTGGCTGTTTCGTGGGACCGGTCGGCGGCCTGACGTCGTTGCTGAGCGCCCTGCCCGCACCGGCCTCCCGGTTCGTCCAGCCGCAAAGCTACCCCGAGGCCACGCAGTACTTCGCGGGCACCGGGATCCAGCACGAGTCGTTCGTGGCGTCGTCGCGGATCGTGCGCTCACCGCTCACCGACCCGGCACGAGCCGTGGCACTGATGAACGGCCAGTCCGCCGAGTCCTACCTGATCTTCGACGGCCTCGGCGGCGCGGTGTCCGACGTCGCCGCGAACGCCACCGCGTTCCCGCACCGCGGCGCGCTGGCCTGCGCGCAGATCTACTTCAAGACACCACCCGCCGGCGCCACCGAGACCGCGGTGGCGATGGGCGAGGTGCGCGACAGGCTCGGCGAGCTGGTCGGCGACTCCAGTTACGTCAACTACATCGACCCGCAGCTGCCACGATGGGCGGAGGCGTACTACGGCGACAACCTCGCGCGGTTGCGGGACGTGGCGCGGAAGTACGACCCCGACCGGGTGTTCGCGTTCGCCCAGTCGATCCCGCGCTGA
- a CDS encoding sulfite oxidase-like oxidoreductase yields MAIVSPGFSGRRRSSDVQLPPGQYLTEDFPVLTAGPTPRVPTDRWELTISTEAGRKHVWSWQDLTGLPAEKITTDIHCVTKWSKLGTRWKGVSLDVLLEEVETAADFALVQSYGGYTTNLPLEDLLDGQAWIAYRYDDDDITPEHGGPARLLVPHLYFWKSAKWVRGIQLLLEDEPGFWETAGYHDYGDPWREQRYQGD; encoded by the coding sequence ATGGCAATCGTCTCTCCTGGCTTCTCCGGGCGGCGCAGGTCCTCGGACGTGCAGCTCCCGCCAGGGCAGTACCTGACAGAGGACTTCCCGGTCCTCACCGCGGGTCCCACGCCGCGGGTGCCGACCGACCGGTGGGAGCTGACGATCAGCACCGAGGCCGGGCGCAAGCACGTCTGGTCCTGGCAGGACCTGACCGGGCTGCCGGCGGAGAAGATCACGACGGACATCCACTGCGTCACGAAGTGGTCCAAGCTCGGCACGCGGTGGAAGGGCGTCTCGCTGGACGTCCTGCTCGAAGAGGTGGAGACGGCGGCCGACTTCGCGCTGGTCCAGTCCTACGGCGGCTACACGACGAACCTGCCGCTGGAGGACCTGCTCGACGGGCAGGCGTGGATCGCCTACCGCTACGACGACGATGACATCACGCCCGAGCACGGCGGCCCGGCGAGGTTGCTGGTGCCGCACCTGTACTTCTGGAAGTCGGCGAAGTGGGTCCGCGGCATTCAGCTGCTGCTGGAGGACGAGCCCGGCTTCTGGGAAACGGCCGGTTACCACGACTATGGAGATCCATGGCGCGAGCAGCGGTATCAGGGCGACTGA
- a CDS encoding ferredoxin reductase, protein MARAAVSGRLTWRVASVAENRAITASARSLVFDVPGWPGHLPGQHVDVRLTAEDGYSVQRSYSIASAANGDRVELAVQRVADGEVSPYLCDVLNAGDQVELRGPVGGWFVWRATDPAPVLLVAGGSGIAPLMAMIRSRAEQGSRVPFRLVYSVRTPQDVYFADELRQRAREDAGLDVHLVYTREAPEGAPAPKRIGVATLNTHGWPPDFTPNCFVCGPTGFVEAVADILVALGHDPRRVRTERFG, encoded by the coding sequence ATGGCGCGAGCAGCGGTATCAGGGCGACTGACCTGGCGGGTGGCCTCGGTGGCCGAGAACCGGGCCATCACCGCGAGTGCGCGCAGCCTCGTGTTCGACGTGCCCGGCTGGCCGGGCCACCTGCCGGGCCAGCACGTCGACGTGCGGCTGACCGCCGAGGACGGCTACTCGGTGCAGCGCAGCTACTCCATCGCCTCGGCCGCGAACGGCGACCGGGTGGAGCTGGCCGTGCAGCGGGTGGCAGACGGCGAGGTCTCGCCGTACCTGTGCGACGTGCTGAACGCGGGCGACCAGGTCGAGCTGCGCGGCCCGGTGGGTGGCTGGTTCGTCTGGCGTGCAACGGATCCGGCGCCGGTGCTGCTGGTGGCGGGAGGGTCGGGCATCGCGCCGTTGATGGCGATGATCCGCTCTCGAGCCGAGCAGGGCAGCCGGGTGCCGTTCCGGCTGGTGTACTCGGTGCGCACGCCGCAGGACGTGTACTTCGCGGACGAGCTGCGGCAACGTGCCCGTGAGGACGCGGGCCTGGACGTGCACCTCGTGTACACCCGCGAAGCTCCGGAAGGTGCACCGGCTCCGAAGCGGATCGGCGTGGCCACGTTGAACACGCACGGCTGGCCGCCGGACTTCACGCCGAACTGCTTCGTGTGCGGCCCCACCGGTTTCGTCGAGGCGGTGGCCGACATCCTGGTGGCGCTGGGCCACGACCCTCGACGTGTGCGCACCGAACGCTTCGGCTGA
- a CDS encoding DUF6510 family protein: protein MGDDHVDGNALAGDLREIFAVDLTAATGRCAGCGYRGEVASLRVYTNAPGLVARCPRCEEVVLRLVRGPDRAWLDLRGTVSLEIPLAP, encoded by the coding sequence ATGGGCGACGACCACGTCGACGGCAACGCGCTCGCGGGCGACCTGCGGGAGATCTTCGCCGTGGACCTGACCGCGGCGACCGGCCGGTGCGCCGGGTGCGGCTATCGGGGTGAGGTGGCGTCGTTGCGCGTGTACACGAACGCGCCGGGCCTGGTGGCGCGCTGCCCGCGGTGCGAGGAGGTCGTGCTGCGGCTGGTGCGCGGGCCGGACCGGGCGTGGCTGGACCTGCGCGGCACGGTGAGCCTGGAGATCCCGCTAGCCCCGTGA
- a CDS encoding MFS transporter, producing the protein MTRTRPPALAVGIVSLEFAAAVSTFVASTLLPAVVRDLDARRSVELLISGATLGLFVALPLASRTLDRIGARGTLAVGMVAYLAGTVTAATARVAWVFAAGQFVSGCASGLLAVFGISAAIRHLDDQWRVRVIAASSAMWILPALVGPAATLALEHLVGWRWTLLVPVPVVFAGRVLVLRAAGNGPPRRERQRPLWRTLLVPLGVSAVVLGDRWWVKALGVAVACVGVASIMPAAR; encoded by the coding sequence GTGACCCGGACGCGCCCGCCGGCGTTGGCCGTCGGCATCGTCTCGCTGGAGTTCGCGGCGGCGGTGTCCACGTTCGTCGCGTCCACGCTGCTGCCGGCGGTCGTCCGGGACCTGGACGCGCGCCGGTCGGTGGAGCTGCTGATCTCGGGGGCCACGCTCGGGTTGTTCGTCGCGCTGCCATTGGCCTCGCGGACGCTCGACAGGATCGGGGCGCGCGGCACGCTCGCCGTCGGCATGGTCGCGTACCTGGCCGGCACGGTCACGGCGGCGACGGCACGGGTGGCGTGGGTGTTCGCGGCAGGCCAGTTCGTGAGCGGGTGTGCGAGCGGGTTGCTGGCGGTGTTCGGCATCAGCGCGGCGATCCGGCACCTCGACGACCAGTGGCGGGTGCGGGTGATCGCGGCGTCGTCGGCGATGTGGATCCTGCCCGCGCTCGTCGGGCCGGCGGCCACGCTGGCGCTGGAGCACCTGGTCGGGTGGCGGTGGACGTTGCTGGTGCCGGTGCCCGTGGTCTTCGCCGGGCGGGTGCTGGTGCTGCGGGCGGCGGGGAACGGGCCACCGCGGCGGGAGCGGCAACGGCCGTTGTGGCGCACCCTGCTCGTGCCGCTGGGGGTGAGCGCGGTCGTGCTCGGCGACCGGTGGTGGGTGAAGGCGCTGGGCGTCGCGGTCGCGTGCGTCGGCGTGGCGTCGATCATGCCGGCGGCACGCTGA
- a CDS encoding VOC family protein, with product MRVVPIRYTADVAASRRFYLALGLAEGARSRPGTWVELPAAEGMLALHSAKDVAPGTCELAFETDEPLEDVAERLRRAGFEPGPVLDESHGRSVRVRDPDGVWVQVNALDRDLYT from the coding sequence ATGAGGGTCGTGCCCATCCGCTACACCGCGGACGTCGCCGCGTCCCGGCGGTTCTACCTGGCGCTGGGGCTCGCCGAGGGTGCGCGGTCGCGGCCGGGGACGTGGGTCGAGCTGCCCGCGGCCGAGGGGATGCTGGCGCTGCACAGCGCCAAGGACGTCGCGCCCGGCACGTGCGAGCTGGCGTTCGAGACCGACGAGCCCCTCGAGGACGTGGCGGAGCGGCTGCGGCGGGCCGGGTTCGAGCCGGGACCGGTGCTCGACGAGAGCCACGGGCGGTCGGTGCGGGTGCGGGACCCGGACGGGGTGTGGGTGCAGGTCAACGCACTGGACCGGGACCTGTACACGTGA
- a CDS encoding ribbon-helix-helix protein, CopG family produces MAGEKQQFNVYLPAALVRRVKHACVDADVSLSAFVEQALESYLRDLEERR; encoded by the coding sequence ATGGCCGGTGAGAAGCAGCAGTTCAACGTCTACCTCCCCGCCGCTCTGGTCAGACGCGTCAAGCACGCCTGCGTCGACGCCGACGTGTCGCTGTCCGCGTTCGTGGAGCAGGCGCTGGAGAGCTACCTGCGCGACCTGGAGGAGCGGCGATGA
- a CDS encoding glycosyltransferase, protein MRISMVSAHDAPEWRATHVQALSDALRTQGHEVTVHLQPGDQQDPQLGRFVDELRAEWEYARPDLVHGHFWRPGLAAVLAAQPVGVPVVQSFHGLDHGRGQRAGVERLVGREAALVLATCEHEMLELAAAGVPRSRISLVPRGVDSELFQPHGEKAGRSELSRVITVVDPLADNGVADLVAALPRLLGVELVVAGTLGAGEADRVERWARRLGVDERVRLLGPVERADLPAWLRGRDVVRVPARGRGRRGVGGDGMAVGRRRGVRARAGDVGRRGVGGDGMRRAGAGDRGRRADRCRDRRRDRCARAAA, encoded by the coding sequence ATGAGGATTTCAATGGTGTCCGCGCACGACGCGCCCGAGTGGCGTGCGACGCACGTCCAGGCGCTTTCAGACGCGTTGAGGACGCAGGGGCACGAGGTCACCGTCCACCTGCAGCCCGGTGACCAGCAGGACCCCCAGCTGGGGCGGTTCGTCGACGAGCTGCGCGCCGAGTGGGAGTACGCCCGGCCCGACCTGGTGCACGGGCACTTCTGGCGGCCGGGGCTGGCCGCGGTGCTGGCCGCGCAACCGGTCGGGGTGCCCGTGGTGCAGTCCTTCCACGGCCTCGACCACGGCCGGGGTCAGCGGGCCGGTGTCGAACGGCTCGTGGGGCGGGAGGCCGCGCTGGTGCTGGCGACGTGCGAGCACGAGATGCTGGAGCTGGCGGCCGCCGGTGTGCCGCGTTCGCGGATCTCGCTCGTCCCGCGCGGGGTGGACTCCGAGCTCTTCCAGCCGCACGGCGAGAAAGCGGGGAGGTCCGAGCTGAGCCGGGTCATCACCGTGGTGGACCCGTTGGCCGACAACGGGGTGGCCGACCTGGTGGCGGCGTTGCCACGACTGCTCGGCGTCGAGCTGGTGGTCGCCGGCACGCTCGGTGCCGGTGAGGCCGACCGGGTGGAGAGGTGGGCGCGCCGGCTCGGCGTGGACGAGCGGGTGCGGCTGCTGGGACCGGTCGAGCGCGCGGACCTGCCGGCATGGCTGCGTGGCCGCGACGTCGTGCGTGTGCCCGCGCGGGGACGTGGACGCCGTGGCGTTGGAGGCGATGGCATGGCGGTCGGCCGACGTCGTGGCGTGCGTGCCCGCGCGGGCGACGTGGGACGCCGTGGCGTTGGAGGCGATGGCATGCGGCGTGCCGGTGCTGGCGACCGCGGTCGGCGGGCTGACCGATGCCGTGATCGACGACGTGACCGGTGTGCTCGTGCCGCCGCGTGA
- a CDS encoding glycosyltransferase, translating to MALEAMACGVPVLATAVGGLTDAVIDDVTGVLVPPRDLKQLVRKLRMVLADETLRITCSIAGADRVLARHTWRDVARSVERKYQGLLSAPVPSRR from the coding sequence GTGGCGTTGGAGGCGATGGCATGCGGCGTGCCGGTGCTGGCGACCGCGGTCGGCGGGCTGACCGATGCCGTGATCGACGACGTGACCGGTGTGCTCGTGCCGCCGCGTGACCTGAAGCAGCTGGTCAGGAAACTGCGGATGGTGCTGGCGGACGAGACGCTCCGGATCACCTGCTCGATCGCGGGTGCCGACCGGGTGCTCGCCCGCCACACCTGGCGCGACGTCGCACGCAGCGTGGAGCGGAAGTACCAGGGGCTCCTCTCCGCACCCGTGCCGAGCCGCCGCTGA